A genomic window from Fusarium oxysporum Fo47 chromosome X, complete sequence includes:
- a CDS encoding cytochrome P450, whose amino-acid sequence MLNLSVSQGLMLSGATFASWIIGVIIYRLYFHPLAKFPGPKIAACSEFWFLRSWASGYYVQNIGDLHRKYGDVVRTASNELSFRSPVALRDIYNHVSKDRPTFLKSDTLYTVDPSVTRPDIVFTRDPQDHRLQRRSLAHAFSAKALRDNEESVQFHVKLLLERLGQNAGPGTGGANMSEVFNWLTFDVIESQGDLTFGESFDSLNQWRPSEWVTWLLGFISSLTFLPFINRFKIPMTLVVSVMPSYLKEKIDIHTTEKIKKRIGMGNSRDREDFFAYILRKESDNLDLVHLREQAKVLMIAGSETTANLLAATTYYLLKDPDKLANLQAEVRSAFSARDEITGDAVAHLPYLNGVIEEGLRIFPPIPFGPPRVCTGATIDGHHVPKGVVVSVDGFATTHDERNFIRPDEFLPERWIGEGFGDRKEASKPFSLGPRGCLGINLAYMEARVTMASLVWKYDWEFVNQDLDWLADVRLHLLWEKPKLMVRYHPRDEVATT is encoded by the exons ATGCTGAACCTCTCAGTTTCTCAAGGGCTTATGCTCTCCGGTGCAACT TTTGCATCGTGGATCATCGGCGTTATCATCTACAGGTTGTACTTCCATCCTCTCGCAAAATTCCCAGGACCCAAAATAGCTGCATGTAGTGAG TTTTGGTTCTTGCGCAGTTGGGCCAGTGGGTACTATGTTCAAAATATTGGCGACCTGCACCGCAAGTACGGCGATGTTGTCCGAACTGCCTCCAATGAACTCAGCTTTAGGTCTCCAGTCGCACTCAGGGACATTTATAATCATGTCTCCAAAGACAGACCTACGTTCCTGAAGAGTGACACCTTATACACTGTTGATCCGTCTGTCACGCGCCCTGATATTGTGTTCACTAGAGATCCACAAGATCATCGGCTGCAGCGAAGATCTCTCGCTCATGCATTCAGTGCAAAGGCCTTGAGGGATAATGAAGAGTCTGTACAGTTTCACGTCAAGTTACTCCTAGAACGGCTCGGGCAAAATGCAGGACCTGGGACTGGAGGAGCCAACATGTCAGAGGTCTTCAACTGGTTGACCTTCGACGTTATCG AATCCCAAGGCGATCTGACGTTTGGCGAATCATTTGACTCGCTGAACCAATGGAGACCTAGCGAATGGGTAACTTGGCTTCTTGGATTCATCTCTTCGCTCACTTTTCTCCCCTTCATCAACCGCTTCAAGATACCAATGACACTAGTCGTGTCTGTGATGCCAAGCTATCTCAAAGAAAAGATCGACATCCATACAactgagaagatcaagaagcgaATCGGAATGGGAAACTCCCGCGACCGTGAAGATTTCTTTGCTTATATCCTCAGGAAAGAAAGTGACAACCTGGATCTTGTTCATTTGCGTGAGCAGGCCAAGGTTCTCATGATCGCGGGGTCTGAGACGACAGCAAACCTACTTGCTGCTACAACTTATTATCTGCTGAAGGACCCTGACAAGTTAGCCAACCTTCAGGCTGAAGTGCGCTCAGCATTCTCGGCACGAGACGAGATCACGGGTGATGCAGTAGCTCATCTTCCATACTTGAACGGCGTCATCGAAGAAGGTCTTCGTATCTTCCCTCCAATCCCATTTGGTCCCCCACGCGTCTGCACAGGGGCCACTATCGACGGACACCACGTCCCCAAAGGCGTCGTTGTATCTGTCGATGGATTCGCAACGACGCATGATGAACGCAACTTCATTCGACCAGATGAGTTTCTACCAGAACGATGGATCGGTGAGGGCTTTGGAGATCGGAAAGAGGCTAGTAAACCCTTTTCGCTTGGCCCTCGAGGTTGTCTGGGTATCAATCTTGCGTACATGGAGGCGAGGGTGACAATGGCCTCTCTTGTTTGGAAGTACGATTGGGAGTTTGTCAATCAGGATCTCGACTGGCTCGCGGACGTCAGGTTGCATCTCCTCTGGGAGAAGCCGAAGCTCATGGTTCGCTACCATCCACGAGACGAAGTCGCAACTACTTGA
- a CDS encoding S-adenosyl-L-methionine-dependent methyltransferase, with the protein MVHPKAEKALEEAKKLVAQLESYEDDPISHQNVLKQTEAVRSAFQDPMDQMTHLMEQFSLGCAFHTILGIRAYHAMPEDGSPIAAEELARITNVATTVIQRIYRVAVNHGVFVETAPDTYAHNDLSLILNPRGLGSFFMIVLEFSRAWMHLPEYLKSHKPEDVFDLTKSPAVYSVGKEHLGKSYYELLEMDPDPERRELWNANMVAVDELMPVVGMFPFASLKNEVAQDPERPFLVDIGAGRGQSCIAIRKDIGDAFDAKYILQDLPGVIDSMDPKDYPDFELMTYDAFTPQPVKNARIYFMRRFLHDFYTPVCIEFVKNTASAMGPDSRLIICDQLIPDMVEKDKFTDLYWLDFALLAMTGQEKKKADFEEIFEAAGLELVKIYPSAYGCTAMLEARLKKPE; encoded by the exons ATGGTTCACCCCAAAGCTGAAAAGGCCCTCGAAGAGGCAAAGAAACTAGTCGCCCAGCTCGAATCATACGAGGATGATCCCATCAGCCACCAAAATGTCCTCAAGCAGACGGAAGCAGTTCGCTCAGCTTTCCAGGATCCCATGGATCAGATGACACACCTAATGGAGCAATTCAGTCTCGGATGCGCTTTCCATACAATTCTTGGAATCCGGGCATACCACGCCATGCCCGAAGATGGCAGTCCCATCGCCGCTGAGGAACTGGCTCGCATTACCAATGTGGCTACTACTGTGATTCAACGCATTTACCGTGTTGCTGTGAATCATGGTGTCTTCGTTGAGACGGCGCCTGATACCTATGCTCATAATGACCTTTCACTGATTTTGAACCCCAGGGGGTTGGGTTCATTCTTCATGATTGTGCTGGAGTTTAGTCGTGCTTGGATGCATCTTCCCGAATATCTGAAGTCTCACAAGCCTGAAGATGTTTTCGATCTCACTAAATCTCCTGCTGTTTACTCGGTTGGCAAGGAACATCTTGGAAAGTCATACTATGAGCTGCTGGAGATGGACCCTGATCCTGAGCGACGCGAGCTCTGGAATGCCAACATggttgctgttgatgagttgaTGCCTGTCGTTGGCATGTTCCCGTTTGCATCGCTCAAAAACGAGGTGGCTCAGGATCCTGAACGACCTTTCTTGGTGGATATCGGTGCTGGCCGTGGTCAGTCGTGCATCGCCATCCGCAAAGACATTGGTGATGCCTTTGACGCGAAGTATATCCTACAGGACCTCCCTGGTGTCATTGACTCGATGGATCCCAAGGACTATCCAGACTTTGAACTTATGACTTACGATGCCTTTACGCCGCAGCCTGTCAAGA ACGCCCGTATTTACTTCATGCGCCGCTTCCTTCACGACTTCTATACTCCAGTCTGTATCGAATTCGTCAAGAACACCGCATCAGCCATGGGACCCGATTCCCGTCTGATCATATGCGACCAGCTGATTCCTGACATGGTCGAGAAAGACAAGTTCACAGATCTGTACTGGCTCGATTTTGCACTTCTCGCCATGACCGgccaggagaagaagaaagccgaTTTCGAAGAGATTTTTGAAGCTGCTGGTCTGGAGTTGGTCAAAATTTACCCATCTGCCTATGGATGTACTGCGATGCTGGAGGCGAGATTGAAGAAGCCTGAGTAG
- a CDS encoding S-adenosyl-L-methionine-dependent methyltransferase, whose amino-acid sequence MSSPRAPEEEAIQPDTGLQSVTDDEAYDNESERSSLTSLTSSILHGKVEGGRTYAVYGKEGKSLKYGLPMDEAELDRIDMCHAKYCALIGKNRYLAPLEKPQRILDLGCGTGIWSIEMAEEFPSAEVIGTDVAPTQPDWVPPNCHFEVDDIEREWTWKKDSFDFVFARDLLLAIRDWPALIDQTYIHLRRGGWVEFQAIVGVLGCDDDSIPEDSYLRKFSTMMEQGSAKFGASLTDPMRWKGWLEERGYQNVTERVFKLPFNPWPKDPRMKLLGAWEMENLLSGLEAMVTRMFQKGLGWTDAEVTVFLAFLRKEIKNPRMHGYWPYYVVYAQKPQGD is encoded by the exons ATGTCGTCTCCTCGTGCTCCCGAAGAAGAGGCTATACAGCCTGACACT GGTTTGCAGAGTGTCACTGACGATGAG GCTTACGATAATGAGAGTGAGCGGTCATCTTTGACATCTCTGACATCTTCTATTCTACATGGAAAGGTCGAAGGCGGAAGAACCTACGCCGTGTATGGCAAAGAGGGCAAGTCTCTCA AATATGGATTACCAAtggatgaggctgagcttGATCGCATCGATATGTGCCATGCTAAATATTGCGCGTTGATTGGAAAGAACCGTTATTTGGCGCCTCTAGAGAAGCCTCAGAGAATTCTAGATCTTGGCTGCGGCACAG GGATATGGTCGATTGAAATGGCAGAAGAGTTTCCATCTGCAGAG GTCATTGGGACGGATGTTGCACCGACGCAACCGGACTG GGTACCACCAAATTGTCACTTTGAGGTCGACGATATTGAAAGAGAATGGACATGGAAAAAAGATAGCTTTGACTTCGTTTTTGCCCGAGATCTTCTACTAGCAATTCGAGACTGGCCAGCCCTGATTGACCAAACATACAT ACATCTTAGAAGAGGCGGATGGGTCGAATTCCAAGCCATCGTCGGCGTTCTCGGTTGCGACGACGACTCCATCCCTGAAGACAGCTATCTCCGCAAATTCTCAACAATGATGGAGCAGGGCTCTGCGAAGTTTGGCGCCAGTCTGACAGACCCCATGCGGTGGAAAGGCTGGCTTGAAGAACGCGGATACCAAAATGTCACAGAGCGAGTTTTCAAGCTTCCATTCAACCCATGGCCCAAAGATCCGCGTATGAAGCTCCTGGGGGCTTGGGAGATGGAGAATCTGCTAAGTGGACTTGAAGCTATGGTAACGAGGATGTTTCAGAAAGGTCTTGGATGGACGGATGCTGAAGTCACTGTCTTCCTTGCATTTTTGAGAAAGGAAATTAAGAATCCAAGAATGCATGGGTACTGGCCTTA CTATGTTGTCTATGCTCAAAAGCCACAGGGCGACTAA
- a CDS encoding Alpha/Beta hydrolase protein: protein MDFAQTPLVNQSKRFGAKMKSLLGPLLLGASRLATATNGADSLVARAESSLKWEPCKLDLPDAAKELLKAGDCATIEVPLDYTDKKSDKTVELQLIRYNATKEPFKGSVLWNPGGPGISGIETLAYLGQDFRDIMGGHHNIISFDPRGVGRTIPFACGKNASTELTRRSLEPLPQADLWEYVKNEGWQTMQAIAESCYETQQEHGRFLSTAFTARDMMKIVDALGEDGKLRFWGISYGTILGQVAAAMFPDRIGRLLLDSNSLADAYLTSTGVGGPHDTEKSLVHLFAECVELGTKYCKVANYSGSSTTVEDLRDATVETFQKLKDLKTLPDGLSSKDYPYAGNSILKQLKYGIMNLLSSPFNYPSVVEILSYAFEGDYKKALSVYKEDTSEWNLGTNAFQGIACSESSFRVSNPEDLYSMYQAHLAGSSFGDAIAADYVACAAWKFDAAEGVDTNTLRNVNTSFSVLVVNNANDPITSLNHAWQVSSRFRESRLLINEGVGHGVTSHASNCTLEAIAAYFVDGALPDVGTRCKPNMPAFKVALPNA from the exons ATGGACTTTGCCCAAACTCCTCTTGTCAACCAGTCGAAGCGCTTCGGAGCAAAGATGAAGTCTCTTCTTGGTCCTCTACTCCTCGGCGCGTCGCGCCTTGCAACCGCGACAAATGGTGCTGATTCGCTGGTTGCCCGTGCAGAATCATCGCTGAAGTGGGAGCCTTGTAAGCTCGATCTTCCCGATGCGGCAAAGGAACTGTTGAAGGCTGGTGATTGCGCGACTATTGAAGTTCCGCTTGATTATACGGATAAAAAGTCGGACAAGACGGTCGAACTTCAATTGATCCGCTACAATGCTACCAAGGAACCCTTCAAGGGTAGCGTTCTCTGGAATCCCGGCGGCCCGGGAATTTCTGGTATCGAGACTCTTGCTTATCTCGGACAGGACTTCCGCGA CATCATGGGCGGCCATCACAACATCATCTCATTTGACCCTCG AGGCGTTGGCCGAACCATTCCCTTTGCCTGTGGCAAGAATGCTTCTACTGAGCTCACCCGCCGCAGTCTAGAGCCTCTTCCCCAAGCAGACCTCTGGGAATACGTGAAGAACGAGGGCTGGCAGACCATGCAGGCTATTGCTGAGTCCTGCTACGAAACCCAGCAGGAACACGGCCGCTTCCTCAGCACAGCTTTCACTGCTCgtgacatgatgaagatcgTCGACGCTCTCGGTGAAGATGGCAAGCTTCGCTTCTGGGGCATTTCTTATGGAACTATCCTCGGCCAAGTCGCCGCTGCTATGTTTCCTGATCGCATTggtcgtcttcttcttgactcGAACTCCTTGGCTGACGCATACCTTACGTCGACTGGTGTTGGTGGACCGCATGACACTGAGAAGTCGCTTGTGCATTTGTTTGCTGAGTGTGTTGAGCTCGGTACCAAGTATTGCAAAGTGGCCAACTACTCTGGTAGCAGCACTACTGTTGAGGATTTGAGAGATGCTACGGTTGAGACCTTCCAGAAGTTGAAAGACCTGAAGACTCTGCCTGATGGTCTTTCATCCAAGGACTATCCCTACGCCGGCAACTCTATCTTGAAGCAGTTGAAGTACGGTATTATGAACTTGCTATCAAGCCCTTTCAACTATCCCTCAGTGGTAGAGATTCTCTCTTACGCTTTTGAGGGAGACTACAAGAAGGCTCTCAGCGTCTACAAGGAGGATACATCCGAGTGGAACCTTGGTACTAACGCATTCCAGGGTATTGCTTGCTCCGAGTCATCGTTCCGTGTCAGCAACCCTGAGGACCTTTACTCTATGTACCAGGCTCATCTAGCTGGAAGTTCCTTCGGAGATGCCATCGCAGCTGACTATGTCGCCTGCGCTGCTTGGAAGTTCGACGCGGCTGAGGGCGTTGATACTAACACGCTCCGAAACGTCAACACAAGCTTCTCAGTGCTCGTTGTCAACAACGCAAACGATCCTATCACTTCCCTGAACCATGCTTGGCAAGTTTCTTCTCGATTTAGAGAGAGTCGACTGTTGATTAATGAGGGAGTTGGG CATGGAGTCACATCGCATGCTTCCAACTGTACTCTTGAGGCTATTGCTGCTTACTTTGTTGACGGCGCTCTTCCAGATGTTGGTACGAGGTGCAAGCCCAACATGCCAGCTTTCAAGGTCGCTCTCCCCAACGCATAA
- a CDS encoding FAD dependent oxidoreductase-domain-containing protein gives MPVRSFIRRLREWQFTRYDLDLEAQTHRPSPVWAHPFKLLGHSLLRNRLLIFIFTILMVSYLMTTASAAPSERADVQYDVVIYGNTVAAIAAAVQTKRMKKSVAIVFPGNTLGGLTSSGLGWTDSKKGSSIGGIAREFYGKVYTYYQKSTAWTQETRSGYIGRKIGAQPGPAIDESKKVQWTFEPKVAESILEKWMKDGKIPIFRNQPIDRSSSGVTKKNGQITSFRTTKGSVFQGKMFIDASYEGDLMEAAGISYSTGRESISDYNEDAAGFRPGGSDQLSKVDPWKKKGDSSSGLIEGVGRVVKDAVSLKGRGDDYRLQSYNFRMTLTKQTNNRIPFTKPADYVESRYELLFRYYESGYTGTPFTSQLMPNIKTDSNAQSQVSTDMIGANYDDDGNYALWSYDKRRQIYLTHKSYTQGFFWAMANHPRIPKSLRDRVNEWGYAKDEYTKNGNWPYEIYIREGRRMNGVYTMRQSDIQTPPSRPNHSIGMGAYSLDVHQVERIVYNGEIRDEGKVHIATPGPFNIPLQALLPKPSDATNFLNPVTMSATHIAYSAIRMEPTYMVMGQGAATAACLAIDQGVNIQDVDMSTVIARLKADKAVLS, from the exons ATGCCTGTTCGGTCGTTCATACGGAGGTTGCGCGAATGGCAATTTACAAGGTATGACCTCGATTTAGAAGCGCAGACACATAGACCCTCGCCCGTCTGGGCGCACCCATTCAAGCTCCTCGGCCACT CTCTACTGAGGAATCGTCTCCTCattttcatcttcaccattTTGATGGTGTCGTACCTCATGACAACTGCTTCAGCTGCCCCATCCGAAAGAGCAGATGTCCAGTATGATGTCGTCATCTACGGCAACACAGTCGCTGCGATAGCAGCTGCTGTGCAGACCAAGCGCATGAAGAAGAGTGTTGCTATCGTCTTCCCCGGTAACACGCTGGGTGGTCTGACATCATCTGGTCTTGGATGGACAGACTCCAAGAAGGGAAGCTCTATTGGTGGCATTGCCAGGGAGTTTTACGGCAAGGTCTATACCTACTACCAGAAGAGTACCGCATGGACACAGGAGACGCGCTCGGGATATATTGGACGAAAGATTGGAGCTCAGCCCGGTCCTGCTATTGATGAGAGCAAGAAGGTTCAGTGGACCTTCGAACCCAAGGTTGCTGAGTCCATTCTTGAGAAGTGGATGAAGGATGGAAAGATTCCTATCTTCCGCAACCAGCCCATTGATCGATCCAGCAGCGGTGTGACCAAGAAGAATGGTCAAATCACCTCTTTCAGAACTACCAAGGGAAGTGTCTTCCAGGGCAAGATGTTCATCGACGCTAGCTACGAGGGTGACCTCATGGAGGCCGCTGGTATCTCATACAGCACTGGACGTGAGAGCATCAGTGACTACAACGAAGATGCCGCTGGTTTCCGGCCCGGCGGCTCTGATCAACTCTCAAAGGTTGACCcctggaagaagaagggcgatTCAAGCAGTGGCCTCATCGAGGGTGTTGGCCGAGTTGTCAAGGATGCCGTTTCCCTCAAGGGTAGGGGCGATGACTATCGCCTTCAATCTTACAACTTCCGCATGACTCTCACCAAGCAGACCAACAACAGGATCCCCTTCACCAAGCCTGCCGACTACGTCGAGTCTCGTTATGAGCTCCTCTTCCGTTACTACGAATCTGGATACACTGGAACTCCTTTCACATCACAGCTCAtgcccaacatcaagactGACTCTAATGCTCAGAGCCAAGTCAGCACTGATATGATTGGCGCTAACtacgatgatgatggcaacTACGCTCTCTGGTCTTATGACAAGCGTAGACAGATCTACCTCACACACAAGTCTTACACTCAGGGTTTCTTCTGGGCTATGGCCAACCATCCCCGTATTCCCAAGTCTCTGCGTGATAGAGTCAATGAATGGGGATACGCCAAGGATGAGTACACCAAGAACGGCAACTGGCCTTATGAGATCTACATCCGAGAGGGACGTCGCATGAACGGTGTCTACACCATGCGCCAAAGCGACATTCAGACTCCCCCATCCCGACCAAACCACAGCATCGGTATGGGTGCGTACTCTCTCGATGTTCACCAAGTCGAGCGAATCGTTTACAATGGAGAGATCCGCGACGAGGGCAAAGTCCACATCGCTACTCCTGGCCCCTTCAACATTCCTCTTCAGGCTCTTCTCCCCAAGCCCAGCGATGCGACAAACTTCCTCAACCCCGTTACAATGAGCGCTACTCACATCGCTTACTCAGCTATCCGCATGGAGCCTACATATATGGTCATGGGCCAGGGTGCTGCTACTGCGGCGTGCCTTGCTATCGACCAGGGCGTGAACATCCAAGACGTGGATATGTCCACAGTGATTGCGAGACTCAAGGCCGACAAGGCTGTGCTTTCATAG
- a CDS encoding zinc finger CHY domain-containing protein (zinc finger CHY domain protein), which produces MPQHESEIFTAQKPPIVHGVNISPKLQCHHWSSDLDIIAIRHKCCMEYYGCISCHEELAGHPNQVWPKAEQQELAVLCGNCCLELTIAEYLGSGNRCPGCDAGFNSGCRNHYDLYFEV; this is translated from the coding sequence ATGCCGCAGCACGAATCAGAAATATTCACAGCGCAAAAACCACCAATTGTTCATGGAGTAAACATCAGCCCAAAACTTCAATGCCACCATTGGTCTTCAGATCTTGACATTATTGCCATCCGGCACAAATGCTGCATGGAGTACTACGGGTGTATCAGCTGCCATGAAGAGTTAGCAGGACATCCCAATCAAGTCTGGCCCAAGGCAGAGCAGCAGGAGTTGGCCGTCTTGTGCGGCAACTGTTGTCTGGAACTGACAATTGCAGAATATCTTGGGAGCGGCAACCGATGTCCTGGATGTGATGCTGGCTTCAATTCGGGATGCAGGAACCATTATGATCTGTACTTTGAGGTGTAG